The sequence below is a genomic window from Glycine max cultivar Williams 82 chromosome 20, Glycine_max_v4.0, whole genome shotgun sequence.
TGTAGTGTTGGATATAGGAGCACTTTCCGTCAGTTGCGGAGTGCAATGCTGATCCGGACTACGACGAGGTATCATGACGTGCGTGTCGGTGGATTGCAACAAAGAAGACTGTGAAGAAGGTATCTACAATGACGTACAGGCAGCGCCTGGATCGTCTGAGAATCCTAGATGTCTGCTGGATGTCACATGCGAAGCACCGACCTGTGCAGGACTTTCATCCGATTTCGTGCTTCTCGGGACAAATCCGCTGGGGGCCTGTTGTTGTCAGATACAGACCGAAGAGGGTTATGCGCCAGTTCGGCTACGTCCAGTGCATTCCTGCACACCCTGTCCATTCATGGGTGTCATATGATGACATGGGCGATACTTGGACGCACTACTCAGACCATCTGGCGATAGCAGGTGATCTATGTGTTGTGCCAGGTCAGTGTGCACCTAACTACATAGACTGGTTCTTTGTCATATCGCATCCATTCATGACTGCGCCACTGACGAATCCTCCTCGAGATGCATATGCGACGCAACCCAGTCATATCCCTCATGAGGCAACACCGGCATCGACACATGCGGATCTTGATGCGGACGAGCccagacatgcagtggtaagtgtTACTATTTGGTTAGATGTATGTCATTtacttcaattatttttaatactaatttgtataattcgtttgttttctatttaacaGGAAGCTTGTCATGCGATCGTGGATGCGTTGGAGTAGCATCTAAATGCGCCAAGCACATCCACACATGAAGAGGTCATCCAAAAATGCCTCAGGATTGCCAGGGGTGTCACAGAAGACCGCAATGTGTATGTGAGGTCTCAACGTAGGTGCCGCACGGATTAACAATAGTTTATTCACACTTTAGATATCATTAGTTTTTGACGATGTATTTGACTtaacattttgtatattttaagttattttgattaataatattagtttataatattagtgttattttgtcaattatgtttaaattacttgatCCGAAATTTATACCaaattcattcaaaattcaTCGACATATTATGAATGGAAGTAagtaaattagaaattttaaactaatattacaaatgtcatttaaaattaagtttcaataaagttaaactttttaaaaaaattcagtttcctgcggatcaagttgatccgtggaAAACTcgcagatcaagttgatccgtgttGATCCGTGTAATgcttgcggatcaagttgatctgtgtaggatcaagttgatccgtgtaTGActcacggatcaacttgatccgcgtTTGGTCTGCCTGTGTTACATGGATTAACTTGATCCCCAGGAGATTTtcgcggatcaagttgatccacgAGTCttttacgaatcaacttgatccgtacaACGAAACATTAGAGAAACATTTCTGGCATTTTTAAGtgatgctgggtgcaccagcaataacgctgggtgcacctagcaacacccggTAGTGAACTAGTTCTCCAAAAAGAAAACTAACTCCCCTCGCTCGGTGCTGAAACCCTACCCCTCGCTTATTGGGTGACTCCCTCACGACGCTCACCTCCCCGCTTGCTCTATTTCGTTTTCATTGCTTCTGGATACACTTCAACCCGTCAGCTTCTTGGAAAAGCACAAGTCTTTGTAAGCTTCTATGCCCTCAGGTCGATTTCATTATAATGCACATGAATGATTTTGATTCTCATCCTTTCATTTTCCACAACCCCTACCTAATATGCTttcattagtattttttttttcttctatgcgCTCCACAGAGACGGTTGGAGCAATATTACATCATTGATGCATTGCACAGTAATGTAATTTCCTCACTCATTCATCAATTTACGAAAGTGAAGTGTGAATGTTATTTGGAATTATATTATGCACACATATATGCAATAACCCAAAAGATAATCAAAACCGCTAAAAGATTTTGTTATCCACCGGGGCTATATCTTGTCTATTCCTTGTGAAGACCCAATTAGTATGTTTGTGCGAGTGTGAGAAGGAGAGAAGGTTCTGGAAGGAAGTATGAAACCCTGCTTTATCATCGTAATGGAGTTTTAAGCTGTGGCGGAATTGGAAGGTGGAAGTGAAGCACGCAGAACTGAAGAGAACAGAGGAatggaataaaagaaagaaaagaaaagagattatGGCTATAAGAGTAGTGTATTTATTGGAAACTAGAGCGTCCTGTTTAGTCTCTTAATTCGAAATATTTCAGCATGCGATACTGAACATCCATTATGAGCCCTCCAATAATTGTTtcaagtttgatttttatagcTGCAGTTAGGGGTGACCATAGTtcagtttagttcagtttttttttaattgaactgAACTTTAAAAATAGTTCTTATATCATAACCGAACTAAACTTTTAATTGGAGAAAAATAGTTTAGTTATTAATAACAGTTTAGTTAACagtttttatttagaaaactgaactaaactgtTTGATAAGTTCAATGCCTTTGCAGAAGAGGAAGAATGTGAGAAATGACattgtaataatatatataccagACTGAGTTGCTTGACAGCTCTTTCCGCATAACCCCCCCTTGCTATCAGAAATGTTCCACATAAGTTTGGTTGCAGACAGTTTTGATGTTCCCATGTGTGTGATATTCTTTTTATGGGATTGTTAGATTTGTGGATTTCATTAGAATCTCATTTACTCTTTTACTTTGATTGTTTTTCAGTTAAGGTTATTATATAAAGGATAATTCCTACAACAATCCCCATGTTCTTCAGAGTCATGgtgctcattttttttttaatttaactaatttgaCATATCACAGTTTCTCAGTGTGTCTATGTCAAGATTCTGTTATTGGCAGTAGTGAAGAAAACTGGATGCACCAAGCCCTGttgattgttataaaaaaatttatatactctGGTACTTAACcatacttatttttttgttgtttataaaCTGTTACATGTTTGATAAATTAGTGTATATCAGTTCCATCTAGTAGAGGGAAGAagataatgaaattttattaaataaaaaaaagtgagaatgaTGGAGACTTGTGGATTCTGGACAACACTATTTTTTAGGAATATCATTaggaattattaattatttggtagTTTGATTGCCCCAACTGTTTATTGGTCTTTctatttattcaaatataacaCTTCATTTTGTTTTCTCATTTCTGTTCTGTACTTAAATTTTCAAGTGAGTTTGGTTTGTTGCTGTTTCGGTGAGTTGTTTAGATTCATTGCGTGAAACCCCAACTTGGTCTCTGCTGCTGCCAAATCAGGTTCATTGTGTTGCTTGTTAATGTTTAAGCACTTGTTtgtgtataatatatttattttctgattCACTGGTTGAGAAATCAAATCAAGATATATATTAGATATGATTAATTAGATTTATGTGTGCCATGCTCGTTTCATGCTTATTTTCCTTCactattttgtttaatatagttcCTAACATTCCTTGTAGAATTGTTATTCAATCTAATATGTGAAAACATGGTAAATAATACCATAGTATTCTTAACCAATGATATTTTGAGAACTCTTAAATAAGATTTGATATTTTGGTTATTGACTAGATACTTTAGCAGTTAGTTTTGCTCTTGGTATTTTGAAGGCATGCTCCCCTTTCTTACCCTAAGTGCAAAGCAAATTAATTGCTGCCATAGTGCCATCACGTAGAACACCTCTATACATCAAACCATGCCCTCCAATAATTCCATTACTACCAATCACATTTGCTTCGCTGAATCCATCAGTGACAATTTCTAACTCCCTATATGTGAACACTTGTACTCCACGAAATTTAGGTGCTGGGGTCCTGTTCAAATTTCCCTCATGAAGACACCCACTCTTCACATCTACAATTTAATGTATTGAAGCATTTATGTATTAGCTTCtatgaatattaattaaaaccTCAGTCTTTACTCCTCAAGGACTAGCAACAAATTTGAATTACCATTAAGGAcaattaatgaattaataaCATAGTAGGGACAAATTCATGGGATCATCTAGTGCCTGGAAAAATTAAACAGTTGCAATTCCTAGCTACAAATTAGTAACTCGTCTAAATTTGCACTCAGTAATGGTATCTCTATCTGCTTCACTTATTAAGAAACTGTTTGCAATTTATTGATAACATGTGATGTGTCACTAGTTAGTTACCTGGGCCAGAATTCAACGTTGTTGAAGTGATGAGCCTGCTGCTTGTGTCATGAAGCTCTCTGTTGTCTTCTTCACAATTTCCATTCTTGCTGGAAGATTTTTGGTGACAGATCAAGAATAAGATCTCAAAAATGATAAATAGGACCGTGACTAGATAAGGTGACGAATGCGATGATTATGAGAACTGTCTGTCAGAAATCAGCGTTTTTCTTGTAGTGATAACCCAACTGTCCACCAAATTTTCCTACTTTTGTTCCCTACGAAGTTGTGACAATGTTGCCAAAAGTGTCGCTTGCACTCTCTGGGTAATGCCAATTCATGTCCAATCCAAGAGTAGCATTTCTTCCAAATCAGGTATGAAACTTTACATTAAAAAGTAAGATGGTTTGCTGATTCCTCCTTTTCTTGGCAGAATGTACATCTGTCAACACCATACAAGCCACCAATATTTGTCTTGAGGAGTTTTGCTTAGTTTGTATCCTATCCAAAGATAATCTCCAAGCAAAAGCCTGCACTTTAGATGGTTCAGGAATCTTCCACAGTCATTTAAAGAAAGCTGCATCTTCATTAGTTTCTGATAGTCCAACATAGCATACACATCCATAACCGAATACACGTCTTACCCCCTTTCTATATCCTCCTATCTCTGAAATCTCTTTTTGGATTTGTcgtgtttttctttatttctgcATAGTAAccaaatagataaaataatgtTTAGCTTCAATCAATAACTAGAATGAGCAAAAGATCATTTTTGTTATGTTCAAGTGCAAGAACTTGGGATGTGGAGAGGGATAGGTGGCTTAGTGGATGATGAATGGATCTAGTGTCAAGGAGAGTTCCCTGTGGCTTTGACAATTCATGTATGTTCTGAtagtcaatatattttttttttgctcagcaaagataatattgtatatatataatttggagTACCTGGGGTACTAGATTACAGCCTTAAAGCACAATACAAAAGGTTCCACGATCAGACATATATATTCTGAGAGAGAACCTTTCTATGGGTGCAtatgaaaattacatttagTAACCCACAAtatgttttcttctcttttataaataaaaatagtcctCTCATTTGGCATGTCTCCTCTCTATCTctgtctatgtgtgtgtgtgggtgtatATAGTGTTCTAAGTGATGCATTGGTATTTGGTAGTCTGGTAGAACCAGTGACCAGTACCTTGACTAAGTCTATGATTGAATTGAATTGCATTGTCTTTAAGTATTCCTGAATGATACTTGCATTGGCTTCTGAATTCTCACACTAAAACTGCAACTCCTCTTTTGATTCGACACTTACTTGCTATCTATCTCCCTTTCTCATACTACTTTCTATCCCTTTTCAATCTCACTATTTTATACTGTTGGTGAATCCAGAGGTGAAagctttattttttgaattgggAGGAAGATTGACCAAATAAGCAGAGGCAAAAATGAAGATGGTAACTGCTTTCAATGGCAACATGAAGGTAATTAAATTTTCAAGAGCCTGTGTAGTTAGGTACGTATCGGTTATATGGATATGCATAGGATTTGTGAAAAGGGAACCCCCTCCCCCAATGGTTAGATAAGCTGAgtaatatattctatatgctaaAACTACAttttttgaattcaattttCATAGTTTTTTCACTGTCTTCTCAGAAAGCTGCTGCTGGACTTAGACGCATTAATCTTGATGGTCTTCGATGGAGGGTTTTTGATGCAAAGGGCCAGGTGAGTCTCAGCTTTTTTCTCGATCCTTCTCTTGAAAGCTAACATAGAGTGACTATGTGCCAATGATATGATGTTTCTGCTGTCAAGTTAAAGCAGTTTTCCTGGAGTGTcggattaaaaaaagtattgttGAACTCAAAACACACAACATTGTTTCATTTTGGTTATGTTTGGACTGATGGATTGGAAATGGATGGAATGGAACCAAATTGAATAGAATCACATCAATTGCCATTGTTTGGCGTGTTTAAAATAGGAGATACTTCTATTTTTCTATCCCCTGTACAAGATGCAATTGGGTGGAACTAAAGTTATTATGCATTCTCCTTAATTATCATTCTGTTCACTTCTATATGGgagaacattttttatattcctCCATAGATTATTCAATTGTGTGgtaattttattctaattcaTTCCACACCACTCTATCCCATTCTACCCATCATTAGATATGCAAACATTGCCTTTCTGATTCCTGTTGGAAATAaggctttttatgtttaggaaaagtgtttaggaatattggagactttgaatagaaacttgataggaaggagaattctttatagaggagagaactttgtatttttgcttgatacaaatgtgtaggattacatctctatttatactactctaaggagaactctagacacactaattctagagagttctcaactctagagatccaaagagtattctagagaatattaaaaccataagaaatatctagacactccaaacactacaagaattctctagaaacatgacccataattacttaagcccaaaataactaagtccaaggaaccaaataattaatttaggcccaaatcaagtttatatttcaacatccccccttaaacttgatttgtgactcCAAGCATACTCCTTAGCTTCATGAAAGTTTCCAACTTGAGTGGCTTTGTGAAAATGTCGGCAGCTTGATCTTGAGACATCACATACTTCAACTTTACCTCCTTCTTCTCAATGCATTCTCTTATGAAGTGGTAACGggtgtcgatgtgcttacttctttCATGAAAGACTAGATTCTTTGCCAAAGCGAGTGCTGATTTATTGTCAACACATATTTCCATAGGTTCTTCTTGTGGCATTTTTAActctttcaacaagttccttAGCCAAATTGCATGACAAACGCATGATGTGGCAGCGACATACTCGGCTTCACAAGTTGATAGTGTGACTATTGGTTGCTTCtttgacatccaagtgaaagcaGTATCTCCCATAAAGAACACAAAACCagtagtgctctttctatcatccAAGTCTCCACTCCAATCGCTATCACTATAGCCAACAATGTTATAATTGTCAGAAGAGTAATAGTGCAAGCCAAAGTTTGTTGTACCTTTGATGTATCGAAGGATTCTCTTTGCCGCCTTGAAGTGAGTTGTGGTTGGAGCTTCCATGTAGCGACTTACTACTCCTACAGCATAGAGAATATCCGGCTTTGTACATGTCAAGTAACATAAACTTCCAATCAAACTTTTGTAAAGAGTTGGATCCacattctctcctttttcatgcTTGCTCAACTTGCTGCCACATTCCATCGGGGTGCCAACTGGATTGGCGTCATCCATCTTGAACTTCTTAAGGACTTCTTTGGCATAGCCTTCTTGGGTGATGAAAATTCCTTTGTCTTCTTGTTTTACTTCGATGCCGAGATAATATGTCATGAGCCCCATATccgtcatctcaaattcatttgaCATATCTTTCTTGAACTCTTCGAACATGCTTGGATTGTTCCCTGTAAAGATCAAGTCATCTAcatacaaacacacaatcaaaatatTTCCACTTTGCGCTTTGATATACAGTGCATGCTCATATGGACACTTGATGAAGTTCTTGTCTTGAAAGTACTTGTCAATTCGAACATTCCAAGCTCTCGGTGCTTGCTTGAGACCGTACAACGCCTTCTTCAACttcaagactttttcttcttgcCCTTTTACTTCATAGCCCAGTGGTTGCTCAATATAGACTTCTTCTTCGAGAAAACCATTCAAGAAGGCtgacttcacatccatttgatagatcTTCCATTTATTTTGGGCTGCCAAAGAAATGATCAGTCTAATAGTTTCAAGACGAGCAACAGGAGCAAATATCTCATCATAGTCAATTCCTTGTCTTTGACTATTGCCTTTAGCCACCAATCTTGCTTTGTATCTCTCCACTTCTCCTTTAGCATTCTTCTTTGCCTTGTACACCCATCTTACTCCAATTGCTTTGTGTCCTCGTGGAAGTGTAGTAAGTTCCCACGTATCATTCTTCGTGATTGACTTGATTTCTTCGTCCATGGCGTCTTTCCACTTTATGTTTTCCGCCGCTTCTTGATAGCTTAGAGGCTCACaatcaccaaaaagaaaaaagaggttAATGTCATTTAGGTTTTTGGTTAGCTCATAAATCTCTTCAATGCTCCTTAGTCGCGGTGTCCTTTCACTTGAACTTGTTTCATCCAGCCTTGGTGTCGGTGAGGCAGGTGGTGTAATATGTTCCTCTATgattggttgttcaatttcatcatcttcttcaaaataaggaagaaaatcaTACTTATCTTCTTGAACACTCCAATCCCAACAATCTTCTTCGTCGAACTCCACGTCGCGACTTATGACGATCTTTCTACTATTTGGATTATAGAGCTTGTACCCCTTGGATCTTGAGTCGTAACCCACAAACACGTACTTCTCACTTTTATCATCAAGCTTTGTCCTCTTTTCGTCTGGAACATGGGTATAGACAATGCTTCCAAACACTTTGAGGTGAGAGATCCCGGGCTTCCTtccactccatgcttcttgtgGTGTCTTCTCATGCACGCTTCTTGTTGGAGAACGATTTGTTAGGTAAACTGCACATGCCACTGCTTTAGCCTAAAACTTCTTCGGCATCTTCTTGCTCTTGAGCATGCTTCGCACCATGTTAAGTATGGTCCGGTTCTTTCTCTctgctactccattttgttgtggcgaTCTTGGCACTGTCAGTGGGCGACGGATTCCATGGTCTTCACAATATTTGTTGAACTTATTTGAAGTGAACTCTCCTCCTCGATCAGATCTCATGGCCTTGATGGAAAGACCACTTTCTTTCTCCACGAGGGCTTTGAACTTCTTAAAGTTTTCAAACACTTCTGATTTCTCCTTCAAGAAATAAACCCAGGTTTTTctggaataatcatcaataaagaggAGAAAGTACTTATTCTTACCAAATGAATTGGGTTTGATTGGTCCACAGACATCGGTGTGTATGAGCTCTAGCGGCTTTGTTGCTCTTGTTGTTGATTCCTTTGGAAAACTTTTACGAAATTGCTTCCCAATTAGACATCCTTCGCAAAGTTGGTCTGAGTGGTTGATGCTAGGCAAGCCTCTCACCATCTCCTTCTTCGCTAAACGTTCTAAACCGTCGAAGTTGAGGTGCCCGAACCGTAGATGCCATAGCCACGAAGAGTCGGTATAGCAAGCCTTGAGACACTTTGCCACATCATTTTGAATGTTCAAGAGGAACATTCTATTCTTTGACATAGGCACCTTAGCAATCAAGTTATGTCTACAATCTCTTAAGAAAATACTATGTTCTTTCAAATGGACGTCATAGCCTTTCTCTAATAATTGTCCCAAgctcaaaatattattcttcatgTTAGGCACATAGTAGACATTGGATATGAATTGATGACTCCCATTCTTCAAACGTATGAGAATTTTACCTTTGCCTTTGACTGGTATCTttgagccatctccaaatgagACATCGCCAGTTGCCGCTTCATTGATCTCCACGAACATGCTTTGATCGCCACACATGTGGTTGCTTGCGCCGGTGTCGAGGTaccacttgtttcttttctcttcaaatttgttttggcACGCGAGTAGCAAAGTTTCTTCTTCTCCGCCTTTTTCTTCTACAAAGTTAGCTTTCTCTTCAACCTTCTTCGAGAATCTACACTCGGATGCATAGTGAccaatcttgttgcaattgaagCACTTGATTTGTGATTTGTCATACCTCGACCATGAATTTCCTCTTCCACGACCTCTTGTTACTTGTGGATTCCAACTTCTttctccattgttgaatttgttggaGTGGTTGTTGTAACCAcctcttccttctcctccatGTCCTCGTCCACGTCCACGATCTTGGCCGCGACCTCGTCCTCTTTGGCTCTTGTAATTTGCATAGTTTGCTTCCTTTACGTTGAGTTGTAGTAGTTGCTCCGTAGCctccttttgtttaatttttctcttttgttttgcttCGTATGCTTGTAAGGAACCCATGAGTTGCTCAATAGTCATGGTCTTtaaatccttgttttcttcaatgttggtaacaatgaagtcaaaatttggatttaaagttcgaagtattttttccatgaccttcacctcatcaacatcttcaccatttcttttaagttgattgACTATGGCCAATACTCGagaaaaataatcagaaattgACTCGGACTCCTCCATAAACAAACGCTCAAAGTCACCTCTAAGAGTTTGAAGACGAATCTTTTTTACCTGCTCAACTCCTTTGTTGCAAGTTTGAAGCTTATCCCATGCTTCTTTGGCCGTCGTTGCGTTGGATATCTTCTCAAATGTATCTTCATCCACCGATTGATATATGAGAAAGAGAGCTTtcttgtctctctttcttgaCTCCTTCAACGTCTCCTTTACACCTTGGCTTAGCGAGGCTTCATCTTGCTCCTCGAAGCCATTCTCTACGATATCCCACACATCTTGAGCTCCTAGTAGCGCCTTCATCTTGATACTCCAATTATCATAGTTGTTCTTTGTGAGCATCGGCATTTGGAAAGGAAAAACTCCATTCGCCATCTTTTGAGGAtcttgaagctctgataccactttgttggaaataaggctttttatgtttaggaaaagtgtttaggaatattggagactttgaatagaaacttgataggaaggagaattctttatggaggagagaactttgtatttttgcttgatacaaatgtgtaggattacatctctatttatactactctaaggagaactctagacacactaattctagagagttctcaactctagagatccaaagagtattctagagaatattaaaaccataagaaatatctagacactccaaacactacaagaattctctagaaacatgacccataattacttaagcccaaaataactaagtccaaggaaccaaataattaatttaggcccaaatcaagtttatatttcaacaattccttgtgcatttttttagcatataacaaaagaataaaatgtgAGAGTGGTTGATGAAATTCTATGCGAACATTCAGCTTATTGGCTTGCATATCATGTAAGACTGGGATTGAAAGTCAAATCCTGCGAAGAATTATCAACAGAATAAGACAATTCAATTTCATGGAGGTTGTTTCATTTGGTATCATCCAGAATGAATATTGATCTTTTGCAATATCTAGTTATAAAACCAGCTCCGAAGGGATCATATAATTTGTCTAAATTATCACTAGTAGTTACTTATCCAGAAGATATAGCCATGACTCTGTATTAATGAAGCCTTTTGAAACAAGCTATTCCATGAATAAGTTACAACTTATAATCAAATGCCAATTGAGATCGTACTGAAGGCTAGCCAAGCTTCTAACATCTTGCACACTTTTGATTGGCATTTAGAGTGTGATCGATTACTGAGAAATTTGCTTATTTGTCTTGAGACCATTTTGCTAATACAAATGTTCCTTTTATATAGGTTTTTGGGAGGTTAGCATCTCAAATAGCTACTGTAGTTCAAGGAAAGGATAAGCCAACTTACACACCTAATCGTGATGATGGAGATATGTGCATTGTTCTTAATGCAAAAGATATTTGTGTGACTGGGAGAAAACTTACAGACAAGGTCTACTACTGGCATACAGGGCAAGTGCTTTGCCTTTGTACTATTTGTTAGAAGTgatgaaatattatttgatagTTTTGGGCTTCTTATAAatcaaatggtttttttttttctggttaaGGTGCCTATCTTCTATGTTCTTCCAACAGTATTTTCACTGCcgttttttatttggtttcatATGCTCTTTAATTTTCAGTATTATCCAGTCTATTTGACATTAGGTCATGGTATGTAGGTATATTGGCCATCTCAAGCAAAGGACTCTAAAGGATCAAATGGCCAAAGACCCTACTGAAGTCATTCGCAAAGCTGTTCTGCGTATGCTGCCTAGAAACAAACTACGTGATGTAAGTGCTACCtagacctttatttttttgggggggatTTTGAGCTGAATATGGAATTTTGACATCATTGCTAGTTGTTTAGAATGAgagttttgttttcatgtttggttTGGATATTTCAAGGTAGAGTACCATTTGAGACTAAAAAAAAACTCGTTTGAACAATATACAATGGCATTCTAAGGATGGTAGTTGGTAGGTTAAGATTCCAGAATTGTTTCCTCTTTTGGGAATCAAATCTTACAGAAGTGACTAAAGGGTAGCTTTTGTGGTGGACAAAATCTTGAGGTTTAACTATGGTTTTCCATAAAGATACCTACAAGTAAGATTATACATTTATTTACCAAGTGTATcccatgatttttaaaaaatgtctcTACTTTTATACTTCCAAAATAATTGCAATTATAAAACCCAAACAAATTCAAAACttcaaaaatttattctttCAGCATCAGTCTTTTACAATATCTAATCCACAGTCTCATTATCATTGAAGCCAAAGTGTTGCTGGAAAGGTTAGTTAAGAGAAAGGTTGATGGGCAGGTAAAGGTTATTATAGACAAAAAGGTTGTTGATCGAGGTTGGGGTATGCCACAAGCCTAGTGTAGATGGCTACCAATGGAAAGGAATTGAACCCATGACCTTTTTCTGTTGTCTTTTGATGTTGATCGATCTACTAGTCGTGCCAAGTGCCAAACCTTGTTGGCTACTTCATGAATTGTTcgttttatttatcatttaatccAGCTGTATTGCTTCAGTACTTTACTAGCACTCGGGTTCTGAAAAAGAGAATGGGATTGGGGAATACTGTTATCagtgtatataaaaattatcagAACATTATCCTAAATGTCCAAAGATGAAGTATCATTGACCCTTTGGTAAAGGATGTTTTTCTTAATAGCTTGTGGTTTtcaattatctttattttcatttgattagagctttttctgatttttttttgttccttatAATATCGAATAACTGATATTGTAAGTTGCTTTTACTTGCATTATTGTTAATGGATATAGGACAGGGACCGAAAATTAAGGATCTTTCCTGGCAGTGAGCACCCTTTTGTTGATCGCCCACTTGAACCTTATGTGATGCCTCCTAGAAGTGGACGGGAAATGAGGCCGCGAGCAAGGCGTGCCATGATTCGAGCACAGAAGAAGGCAGAGCAGCAACAACA
It includes:
- the LOC102669073 gene encoding uncharacterized protein, encoding MTYRQRLDRLRILDVCWMSHAKHRPVQDFHPISCFSGQIRWGPVVVRYRPKRVMRQFGYVQCIPAHPVHSWVSYDDMGDTWTHYSDHLAIAGDLCVVPGQCAPNYIDWFFVISHPFMTAPLTNPPRDAYATQPSHIPHEATPASTHADLDADEPRHAVEACHAIVDALE
- the LOC100806854 gene encoding 50S ribosomal protein L13, translated to MKMVTAFNGNMKKAAAGLRRINLDGLRWRVFDAKGQVFGRLASQIATVVQGKDKPTYTPNRDDGDMCIVLNAKDICVTGRKLTDKVYYWHTGYIGHLKQRTLKDQMAKDPTEVIRKAVLRMLPRNKLRDDRDRKLRIFPGSEHPFVDRPLEPYVMPPRSGREMRPRARRAMIRAQKKAEQQQQKANGMKKGKNGEAREESA